One genomic window of Ruminococcus gauvreauii includes the following:
- a CDS encoding helix-turn-helix domain-containing protein, translating to MKSVDPGVLSQSTCFSFTPSAIAEKLYFYIPWCGHYFCTSKYFMKRDYYFALLAVYVCQGCLHVQYRNHTYNAVKGDVVLLDCREPHYYHAADGLEFVYMHFDGSNSHEICQHLLRVRGPLIRSSNNILIYNLIYNTVKFYENGEIEHMIDTSMRVYKLIRYLHENAAYEPHNETPVEKTIHYIRDHIDKKISLRNLAEVANLSEYYFTRYFKAQTGYTPIEYATMAKLDHAKVLLIRTDMTIREIAASVGYHNSNGFTNLFKDKIGCSPQMFRKLMR from the coding sequence ATGAAAAGCGTTGACCCCGGTGTTTTATCACAATCAACCTGTTTTTCCTTTACCCCATCGGCAATTGCTGAAAAATTATATTTTTATATCCCCTGGTGCGGTCATTATTTCTGCACCTCTAAGTACTTCATGAAACGGGATTACTATTTTGCTTTGCTCGCTGTCTACGTATGTCAGGGATGTCTTCACGTTCAGTATCGAAATCACACTTATAATGCTGTGAAAGGCGATGTTGTCCTCCTTGACTGCCGGGAACCTCATTATTATCACGCAGCAGATGGATTAGAATTTGTATATATGCACTTTGACGGCTCCAATTCTCATGAAATCTGCCAGCACCTGCTTCGAGTCAGAGGACCTCTTATCCGCAGTTCCAACAATATATTGATTTACAATCTTATTTACAATACTGTTAAATTTTATGAAAATGGTGAAATCGAGCATATGATCGACACATCCATGCGTGTTTACAAATTGATTCGATATCTGCACGAAAACGCAGCATACGAACCGCATAATGAGACGCCGGTCGAAAAGACGATTCATTATATTCGAGACCATATTGACAAAAAGATATCTTTGAGGAACTTAGCTGAAGTCGCTAATTTAAGTGAATATTACTTTACCAGATACTTTAAAGCGCAGACCGGCTATACGCCAATCGAATACGCCACGATGGCAAAGCTTGACCACGCGAAGGTTTTATTAATACGCACAGATATGACCATCCGTGAAATCGCAGCCAGCGTAGGCTACCACAACAGTAATGGCTTTACGAATCTTTTTAAAGATAAAATCGGTTGTTCTCCGCAGATGTTTCGGAAGTTAATGCGTTGA
- a CDS encoding sugar ABC transporter substrate-binding protein, translated as MKRKVVSILMAAAMVLSCAACGGQSDQAKTEGAAKTEEAADTGEDAEDASKDSGDVKIAYIVKAMSDQFWIDMKEGADKAAEELGVVVDFQAPEKETDVEVQIQYVENAITSGYNAIILSAADSKALNPSIVKANEANIPVVLVNDTIDMEALEADGGKVETYVGIDQYEAAALAGSYAVENIDGGKVALLEGVAGVDALDQRLAGFKDKIEESGKFEIVASQTANCDRNEAFNVVQNILTSNPDVNVIWAVNAEMGQGAIQAIEQAGKSGISVFDFDASDDDMEAIGNGTLVGSVAQYPDLQAKGAIQACLDVLDGKTLEAHTVTKAELITKDNMK; from the coding sequence ATGAAGAGAAAGGTAGTTTCAATCTTAATGGCGGCAGCAATGGTATTGTCATGCGCGGCATGTGGGGGACAGAGTGATCAGGCAAAGACTGAAGGAGCAGCAAAGACTGAAGAAGCGGCAGATACAGGTGAAGATGCAGAGGATGCTTCTAAAGATTCCGGCGATGTTAAGATTGCTTATATCGTAAAGGCGATGAGCGATCAGTTCTGGATTGACATGAAAGAAGGAGCGGACAAGGCTGCGGAGGAACTCGGGGTTGTCGTGGATTTCCAGGCACCTGAAAAAGAGACGGATGTAGAAGTTCAGATACAGTACGTAGAAAATGCGATCACAAGCGGATACAACGCCATTATCTTGTCTGCGGCAGATTCCAAGGCACTGAACCCGTCTATCGTGAAAGCAAACGAAGCCAATATCCCGGTCGTTCTGGTGAATGATACCATTGATATGGAAGCACTGGAGGCTGACGGCGGAAAAGTGGAAACCTACGTGGGAATTGACCAGTACGAAGCGGCAGCGCTGGCGGGCAGCTATGCGGTTGAAAATATAGACGGCGGAAAAGTTGCATTACTCGAAGGCGTTGCAGGCGTTGATGCACTGGACCAGAGACTTGCAGGGTTCAAAGACAAGATTGAAGAATCCGGAAAGTTCGAGATCGTAGCATCACAGACGGCGAACTGTGACCGCAATGAAGCGTTCAACGTTGTACAGAATATCCTCACTTCCAACCCGGATGTGAATGTGATCTGGGCAGTCAACGCAGAGATGGGACAGGGCGCGATTCAGGCGATCGAGCAGGCAGGAAAATCCGGAATCTCCGTATTTGACTTTGATGCATCTGATGACGACATGGAGGCAATCGGAAACGGAACACTGGTCGGTTCCGTAGCACAGTATCCGGACCTGCAGGCAAAGGGTGCGATCCAGGCATGCCTGGATGTGCTGGATGGAAAAACATTAGAGGCACACACCGTTACGAAAGCAGAACTGATCACAAAAGACAATATGAAATAA
- a CDS encoding sugar ABC transporter ATP-binding protein, giving the protein MNGEKIVEMSNISVEFPGVKALDDVQFELKRGEVHVLLGENGAGKSTIMKVLAGVNTDYKGTVIYKGEEIRCASVREQQERGISIIFQETNLLRNLTVAENIFLGRYPKKPSGAVDWKAMHANARSLLDSIHSNVSERAKVSSLSVGQMQMVEIAKAISFDSDIIIMDEPTSALTEVEVKALFHIISQLKAKNVGVVYISHRLEEIVQIGDRVTILRDGKYIQTIPVKDTDVDGLARLMVGRELSEKFPKVRVKPGETLLEVKHLQQKPLLQDISFYVRRGEIVGFYGLMGAGRTELMRAVFGADAYDSGEICVNQTPIRINNCATAKKHGLALLTEDRKQQGLILDFSIQDNISLVNYRKVMNIFGINPGKEMEVAEKLTESVQTKTPSMKQKVKLLSGGNQQKVVIAKWLNADPEVLIFDEPTRGIDVGAKVEIYKIMNELKQQGKAVIMVSSELPEAIGVSDRLYVMQNGKIMNCFEQMEGLTEDDVIKYAAAVSAS; this is encoded by the coding sequence ATGAACGGAGAAAAGATCGTGGAGATGAGCAATATATCGGTTGAATTTCCCGGAGTGAAAGCGTTGGATGATGTGCAGTTTGAGCTGAAACGCGGAGAAGTGCATGTTTTGCTCGGGGAGAACGGTGCGGGAAAATCAACGATCATGAAAGTCCTGGCGGGAGTGAATACGGATTATAAAGGAACAGTTATTTACAAGGGAGAAGAAATCCGGTGTGCAAGTGTCAGGGAGCAGCAGGAGAGGGGAATCAGCATTATTTTTCAGGAGACTAATCTTCTGCGAAACCTGACGGTGGCAGAAAATATTTTTCTCGGAAGGTACCCCAAAAAACCATCAGGTGCCGTTGACTGGAAGGCCATGCATGCAAATGCCCGCAGCCTGTTAGATTCGATCCATTCGAACGTATCTGAAAGAGCAAAGGTATCGTCGCTTAGCGTCGGGCAGATGCAGATGGTAGAAATTGCAAAAGCGATTTCCTTTGACTCGGACATCATTATTATGGATGAGCCCACATCGGCGCTGACGGAAGTAGAGGTGAAAGCCTTATTCCATATTATCTCACAGTTGAAGGCAAAGAATGTGGGTGTGGTTTACATCTCGCATCGTCTGGAGGAGATCGTACAGATCGGAGATCGGGTTACGATACTGCGTGACGGAAAATATATTCAGACGATACCTGTAAAGGATACCGATGTGGATGGACTTGCCCGTTTAATGGTAGGCCGTGAGCTTTCGGAAAAATTTCCCAAAGTGAGAGTGAAACCGGGGGAAACACTGCTGGAGGTGAAACATTTACAGCAAAAACCGCTGCTGCAGGATATTTCTTTCTATGTGCGGCGCGGAGAAATCGTCGGATTTTACGGGCTGATGGGAGCCGGGCGGACGGAGCTGATGCGGGCTGTCTTTGGGGCAGACGCCTATGATTCAGGAGAAATCTGCGTGAACCAGACACCGATCAGGATCAATAACTGTGCGACGGCGAAAAAACATGGACTGGCACTTCTGACGGAAGACCGCAAACAGCAGGGCCTGATTTTGGATTTTTCGATACAGGATAACATCTCGCTGGTCAACTATCGAAAGGTCATGAATATTTTCGGGATTAATCCCGGAAAAGAAATGGAAGTGGCAGAAAAACTGACGGAATCCGTGCAGACGAAAACCCCGTCCATGAAGCAAAAGGTGAAGCTGTTGAGCGGCGGTAACCAGCAGAAGGTAGTGATTGCAAAATGGCTCAATGCTGACCCGGAAGTATTGATATTTGATGAACCGACCCGGGGGATTGACGTCGGCGCAAAAGTAGAGATTTATAAAATAATGAACGAATTAAAGCAGCAGGGTAAGGCTGTCATTATGGTATCTTCGGAATTGCCGGAGGCCATCGGTGTGAGTGACCGGTTGTATGTGATGCAGAACGGAAAGATCATGAACTGCTTCGAGCAGATGGAAGGCCTTACGGAAGATGACGTCATTAAATACGCGGCGGCAGTAAGTGCATCGTGA
- a CDS encoding zinc-dependent alcohol dehydrogenase: MKKMTAAVFKGNGILEIETVDIPDVKEPTEVLVKVKSASICGSDIHGLHVPPGQYIKPGVVMGHEFYGYIEAVGEKAGSFKVGDCVVVNPCVPCGECWECRHDMKNLCMNPYHYGQTGDGGFAEYVVAEAGQLYKLPTDISPDIAPQTEPLACVLSGILMVKPTPVDSVLLYGAGPIGLTFIRVLKMYGIRRLAVCAKGEKRISQAKECGVDIVINSEKESPACVLEREWGGGADVVVDAVGTGRIMEEAIRILNSHGRLLLFGLNFNESAEVPPAVFTRKELKVCGALGKAFTDSITLLQDERLGIDKIVSHRFALKDIKTALELLRNKEACRVIIYPDEADIPSA, translated from the coding sequence ATGAAAAAAATGACGGCTGCAGTGTTTAAGGGAAATGGAATACTGGAAATCGAAACAGTGGATATTCCTGATGTTAAAGAGCCGACGGAAGTATTGGTGAAGGTAAAATCGGCAAGTATCTGCGGAAGTGATATCCATGGACTCCATGTACCGCCTGGGCAGTATATCAAACCCGGAGTGGTTATGGGACATGAATTTTACGGATACATAGAGGCAGTGGGTGAAAAGGCTGGCTCCTTTAAGGTCGGAGACTGCGTTGTGGTAAATCCCTGTGTGCCCTGCGGAGAATGCTGGGAGTGCCGGCATGATATGAAAAACCTGTGCATGAATCCATATCATTATGGACAGACAGGTGACGGCGGATTTGCAGAGTATGTGGTGGCAGAAGCAGGGCAGCTTTATAAACTTCCGACGGATATCAGTCCGGATATTGCTCCTCAGACAGAGCCGCTCGCCTGTGTTCTGAGTGGGATACTGATGGTAAAGCCGACACCCGTTGATTCGGTTTTGCTGTATGGCGCGGGCCCCATTGGACTTACTTTTATCCGTGTCCTGAAAATGTACGGTATACGAAGGCTGGCGGTCTGTGCAAAAGGGGAGAAAAGAATTTCTCAGGCTAAAGAGTGCGGGGTGGATATCGTGATCAATTCTGAGAAAGAATCGCCTGCCTGTGTTCTGGAACGGGAATGGGGAGGAGGCGCTGATGTCGTAGTGGATGCAGTGGGCACCGGCAGGATCATGGAGGAGGCGATTCGCATTTTGAATAGCCACGGAAGACTGCTGCTCTTCGGATTAAACTTTAATGAGTCTGCAGAAGTACCGCCGGCTGTTTTTACGCGGAAAGAGCTGAAGGTCTGCGGAGCACTTGGCAAGGCATTTACAGATTCCATTACGCTGTTGCAGGATGAAAGACTTGGGATTGATAAAATCGTAAGCCATCGCTTTGCATTGAAGGATATAAAAACAGCGCTGGAACTTTTGAGAAATAAGGAGGCCTGCCGGGTCATCATATATCCTGATGAGGCGGACATTCCTTCGGCATAG
- a CDS encoding uroporphyrinogen decarboxylase family protein: MTSRERVKTSFTHKQPDKMAVDFGGFCCSQINAQVVGELRKYYGLKEEPVKILDMATMTGIIEPDLADIMMSDVQMLDPRYDAFGHTNDNWKEWSYQGETVLIPGDCKLSDDGNGGYYVYPCGDTSVKPSGHMPENGFYFDNIMRTEEFDEEDADPLDNAEDCQVVSDETISYYKGVIEKYKDSNKAVTIAPAYFALGDAANIPGPNIKDPKGIRSLSEWYMAPLLYPDYVHAVFEEQVTRSIKSFEKCYDAFGNDIDVMYICGTDFGTQRGPFVNPDVFKEFYLPYYKKMNGWIHEHTEWKTLKHSCGGIFPILPLLIESGFDAVNPVQCSAAGMDPQALKDTYGKDILFWGGGVDTQQILPFGTPEEVKEQVKQRCEIFSRDGGYIFNTIHIIQAKTPVENIAAMLDTVREFNGD, encoded by the coding sequence ATGACATCAAGAGAACGTGTAAAAACATCATTTACACATAAACAGCCGGATAAAATGGCAGTTGATTTCGGAGGATTCTGCTGCTCACAGATTAACGCACAGGTAGTAGGGGAGCTGAGAAAGTATTACGGACTGAAAGAAGAGCCCGTAAAAATTCTGGACATGGCTACCATGACCGGTATTATTGAACCGGACCTTGCGGATATCATGATGAGTGATGTGCAGATGCTGGATCCAAGGTATGATGCGTTCGGCCATACGAACGATAACTGGAAGGAGTGGTCTTATCAGGGAGAAACCGTACTGATACCCGGAGACTGTAAGCTGTCTGATGACGGAAACGGCGGATACTACGTTTACCCGTGCGGAGATACTTCTGTGAAACCGAGCGGACATATGCCGGAAAATGGTTTTTACTTTGACAATATCATGAGAACGGAAGAATTTGACGAGGAGGATGCGGATCCTCTCGACAACGCCGAGGACTGCCAGGTGGTATCGGATGAAACTATCTCGTACTATAAAGGCGTGATTGAAAAGTATAAGGACAGCAATAAGGCAGTTACCATTGCTCCGGCATATTTTGCTCTGGGCGATGCCGCCAATATTCCGGGCCCGAATATCAAAGATCCAAAGGGTATCCGCAGTCTATCGGAATGGTACATGGCGCCGCTGTTATACCCGGATTATGTGCACGCGGTGTTTGAAGAACAGGTAACCCGTTCCATCAAGAGCTTTGAAAAATGTTATGACGCATTTGGAAATGATATCGACGTGATGTACATATGTGGGACGGATTTTGGAACACAGAGAGGACCGTTTGTAAACCCGGATGTATTCAAAGAGTTTTACCTTCCGTATTACAAAAAAATGAACGGATGGATTCACGAGCATACGGAATGGAAGACTTTGAAACACAGCTGCGGCGGTATCTTCCCGATACTCCCTCTGCTGATCGAAAGCGGCTTTGATGCAGTCAATCCGGTTCAGTGCTCCGCAGCGGGGATGGATCCGCAGGCCTTGAAGGACACCTACGGCAAAGATATCCTCTTCTGGGGCGGCGGTGTTGATACACAGCAGATCCTTCCGTTTGGAACGCCGGAAGAAGTAAAAGAACAGGTGAAACAGCGCTGCGAAATCTTTTCCAGGGACGGGGGATACATCTTTAATACGATTCATATCATCCAGGCGAAAACACCGGTGGAGAATATAGCGGCCATGCTGGATACCGTAAGGGAGTTTAACGGTGACTGA
- a CDS encoding AraC family transcriptional regulator — protein sequence MNKKQREKAAYFDRGLVSKKGVYFHTSSDFAKEHLFCLAWGGEFLCDSTYEINRRTKEQFLDYYLIFRILEGSLQFEYEDSRFTAYPGDIVYLDSHIPNHYWSTGSVRFQYFHFNGPLAKAFYELLHAQQGVRFTGKSESAFLFNSILKEMSQTNANDQKLSLMMYNLIAGLAIPGSEDADENVLRAQQFIDDNFYKPITVDDIADYAGLSRYHFSRIFKKETGYSPHQYLINIRLRHARELLSTDSASLDTIAATCGFSSTSHFISVFKKEAGVTPVMFKKYFDMSGFS from the coding sequence ATGAATAAAAAACAAAGAGAAAAGGCCGCCTATTTTGACAGGGGCCTGGTGTCGAAAAAAGGAGTGTACTTTCACACCTCGTCAGACTTTGCGAAGGAACATCTTTTTTGCCTTGCGTGGGGCGGAGAGTTCCTGTGTGACTCCACTTATGAAATCAACAGGCGAACCAAAGAACAGTTTTTAGATTATTATCTTATTTTTCGAATATTGGAAGGAAGCCTGCAATTTGAATATGAGGATTCCAGGTTTACGGCTTATCCGGGGGATATCGTATATCTGGATTCCCATATACCGAACCATTACTGGAGTACCGGCAGCGTACGCTTTCAATATTTTCATTTCAACGGACCATTGGCAAAAGCTTTCTATGAACTGCTGCACGCGCAGCAGGGTGTCCGCTTTACCGGCAAATCAGAATCCGCGTTCTTATTTAACAGCATCTTAAAAGAAATGTCTCAGACAAATGCCAACGATCAGAAATTGTCGCTCATGATGTATAACCTGATCGCGGGTCTTGCCATCCCCGGCTCAGAAGATGCCGATGAAAATGTACTGCGTGCCCAGCAATTTATCGATGATAATTTCTATAAGCCAATTACCGTCGACGACATCGCCGACTACGCCGGCCTGAGCCGATACCATTTCTCACGCATATTCAAAAAGGAGACCGGCTACAGTCCCCATCAGTATCTGATCAATATCCGGCTTCGCCATGCAAGAGAACTTCTGAGTACGGATTCGGCATCCCTCGACACAATAGCCGCAACGTGCGGCTTTTCAAGCACCTCACACTTCATCTCAGTCTTCAAAAAAGAAGCCGGCGTTACGCCGGTCATGTTTAAGAAATACTTTGATATGAGTGGTTTTTCCTGA
- a CDS encoding ABC transporter permease, which translates to MKGKKIDLSNMTTLLVLIVLCVLLAIMSPVFLTGGNLINILQQVTVNGVLAVGISIVIFTGGIDISVGSILALVGIIMGKLMVDMGVHPLIAMPVGILVGAACGTFNGLMIARFKLQPMIATLGMMSMARGAALTIANGKTITGYSAGFRWIGSGMIPGTKIPVQIIFMLILYAVVFYIMKYRKFGRYIYAIGGNEEATRLSGINVTKYKMLAYTVSGITCALASIILVSKLNSAQSSAGEGYEMDAIASAVIGGASLTGGFGSIWGTLLGAVIIGVIRNGLNLLNVSSYLQQLILGAIIIAAVLFDSYKNRKK; encoded by the coding sequence ATGAAGGGGAAAAAGATTGATTTAAGTAATATGACGACGCTGCTGGTGCTGATTGTGTTGTGTGTGCTGCTGGCGATCATGTCTCCTGTGTTTCTGACCGGCGGAAACCTGATTAACATTCTGCAGCAGGTTACCGTCAACGGAGTCCTGGCAGTCGGGATTTCCATCGTTATCTTTACCGGCGGTATCGACATTTCGGTAGGTTCCATCCTGGCTCTGGTCGGTATCATCATGGGTAAACTCATGGTGGACATGGGAGTTCATCCGCTGATCGCAATGCCGGTCGGTATCCTTGTAGGTGCCGCATGCGGGACCTTCAACGGTCTGATGATCGCCAGGTTTAAACTGCAGCCGATGATTGCCACACTCGGCATGATGAGTATGGCCCGCGGTGCAGCACTGACGATCGCAAACGGAAAAACAATCACAGGATACAGTGCAGGCTTCCGTTGGATCGGCTCCGGTATGATCCCGGGAACGAAGATTCCGGTACAGATTATTTTCATGCTGATCCTCTACGCCGTTGTATTTTATATCATGAAATACCGCAAATTTGGCCGTTACATCTATGCGATCGGCGGAAATGAGGAGGCGACAAGGCTTTCCGGTATCAACGTGACAAAGTATAAAATGCTTGCGTACACAGTAAGTGGAATCACGTGTGCACTTGCTTCGATTATCCTGGTATCAAAACTGAATTCTGCACAGTCCAGTGCGGGAGAAGGATATGAAATGGATGCGATTGCTTCCGCAGTTATCGGAGGAGCCAGCCTGACCGGCGGATTTGGGAGTATTTGGGGAACCCTGCTCGGTGCAGTGATTATCGGTGTGATTCGCAACGGGCTGAACCTACTAAATGTATCCTCGTACTTACAGCAGCTCATCCTGGGCGCGATCATTATCGCGGCGGTATTATTTGACTCATATAAAAATCGTAAGAAATAG
- a CDS encoding sugar ABC transporter ATP-binding protein: MGDSRGECILEMRDITVEFPGVLALNKARFDARRGEVHVLLGENGAGKSTIMKVLAGVNTKYTGSVTLKGEAIVCASIDEQRARGVSIIFQEMNLLKNLTVAENIFMGRQPRTKAGNVDWRTMNRTARDLLDSINADISEKTLVSKLSVGQMQLVEIAKALSFESDIIIMDEPTSALTEKEVDSLFEIISTLKEQKKAIVYISHRLEEIMKIGDRVTIFRDGEYISTLNVKDITIDEMVTQMVGREMTDYYPKVDVTPGEVMLEAKNIKQGRTLKGVSFQARAGQITGFYGLMGAGRTELMRAVFGADPYDSGEVLVKGQKQKIKSCEEAKKCGIALLTEDRKNQGLILEFDLNTNISLANLNTAMSRFGIDAKKETDNNQKLTDAIRVKTPSLKQKAKNLSGGNQQKVVICKWLNTNSDIIIFDEPTRGIDVGAKVEIYRIMNELKQAGKAVIVVSSELTECMGISDRIYIMHEGEMTGVLEPSDMQGLTEDTVIKYATGANKQQKEI, from the coding sequence ATGGGAGATAGCAGAGGAGAATGTATTCTTGAGATGCGGGATATAACCGTAGAATTCCCCGGAGTACTTGCGCTGAATAAAGCCAGGTTCGACGCCCGCCGAGGTGAAGTACATGTGCTTCTGGGCGAGAATGGAGCCGGAAAATCGACCATCATGAAGGTTTTGGCAGGAGTTAATACAAAGTATACCGGATCCGTGACGCTCAAAGGAGAAGCTATCGTATGTGCGAGCATCGATGAACAGCGTGCGCGCGGAGTCAGCATCATTTTTCAGGAAATGAACCTGTTAAAGAACCTGACGGTTGCGGAAAATATCTTCATGGGAAGACAGCCGAGAACAAAAGCGGGAAATGTTGACTGGCGTACGATGAACCGGACGGCCAGAGACCTGCTGGATTCGATCAACGCAGACATATCGGAGAAAACGCTGGTGTCGAAACTAAGCGTAGGACAGATGCAGCTGGTAGAGATCGCAAAGGCGTTATCTTTCGAGTCAGACATTATCATCATGGATGAGCCGACGTCGGCACTGACGGAAAAAGAAGTGGACTCACTGTTCGAGATCATCAGCACGTTAAAAGAGCAGAAAAAGGCGATTGTCTACATTTCTCACAGGCTGGAAGAGATCATGAAAATCGGAGACCGCGTAACGATTTTCAGGGACGGTGAATATATCAGCACTTTAAATGTAAAAGACATCACGATCGATGAGATGGTTACACAGATGGTCGGCAGGGAGATGACGGATTACTATCCGAAGGTAGATGTAACACCTGGTGAAGTGATGCTGGAGGCAAAGAATATCAAACAGGGCAGAACATTAAAAGGTGTATCTTTCCAGGCCAGAGCCGGTCAGATCACGGGGTTTTACGGACTGATGGGAGCCGGCCGGACAGAACTGATGCGCGCTGTGTTCGGCGCCGACCCGTATGACAGCGGTGAGGTGCTGGTAAAAGGCCAGAAACAAAAGATAAAAAGTTGTGAGGAAGCAAAAAAATGCGGAATCGCGCTGCTAACCGAAGATCGGAAGAATCAGGGACTGATTCTGGAATTCGATCTTAACACAAATATCTCACTCGCAAACCTGAATACTGCCATGAGCAGATTCGGGATCGATGCCAAAAAAGAGACAGACAACAACCAGAAGCTGACGGATGCAATCCGGGTTAAAACACCAAGCCTGAAACAGAAAGCCAAAAACCTGAGCGGGGGTAACCAGCAGAAAGTCGTTATCTGTAAATGGCTGAATACAAATTCTGACATCATTATTTTCGATGAACCTACCAGGGGAATTGATGTGGGGGCGAAGGTAGAGATCTACCGCATCATGAATGAATTGAAACAGGCAGGGAAGGCGGTAATCGTAGTATCTTCCGAATTGACGGAGTGTATGGGTATCAGCGACAGGATCTATATCATGCACGAAGGTGAGATGACAGGAGTTCTGGAACCATCGGATATGCAGGGGCTGACAGAAGATACGGTGATCAAGTATGCAACCGGTGCAAATAAACAACAAAAGGAGATTTGA
- a CDS encoding uroporphyrinogen decarboxylase family protein — protein MTSKERIRTSFSHRQPDKMAVDFGGFCCSQMNALVVGELREYFGLGSEPVKIIDMSTMTGLVEPDLKDAMGSDVQALDPKYDTFGHANDNWKEWTYHGKSVLIPGNCAVDDDGKGGYYVYPMGDTSVPASGHMPANGFYFDNIMRSPEFDEETADPEDNAEDCQIISDEDLVYYRKKADEYRESKRALTAAPGYYALGDAANIPGPNIKNPRGIRSLSEWYMAPLLYPDYVHKVFELQTERAIASFERIYEVIGNDIDVMYICGTDFGTQRGPFVNPEIFREFYLPYYRKMNGWIHQHTEWKTLKHSCGGIFPILPLLIESEFDAVNPVQCSAAGMDPQALKDTYGKDILFWGGGVDTQKVLPFGKPEEVKEQVKRRCEIFSKDGGYIFNTIHIIQANTPTENIIAMLDAVKEFNGDQ, from the coding sequence ATGACATCAAAAGAACGTATCAGGACATCGTTCAGCCACAGACAGCCGGATAAAATGGCGGTGGATTTTGGAGGGTTCTGCTGCTCGCAGATGAATGCGCTGGTGGTAGGAGAATTACGGGAGTATTTTGGCCTTGGGAGCGAGCCGGTGAAGATCATCGATATGTCCACGATGACGGGACTTGTGGAACCGGACCTGAAAGATGCGATGGGAAGCGATGTGCAGGCGCTGGATCCGAAATACGATACATTTGGCCACGCAAATGATAATTGGAAAGAGTGGACATATCACGGAAAGTCCGTACTGATTCCGGGAAACTGTGCGGTGGATGACGACGGGAAGGGAGGATATTACGTATATCCGATGGGGGATACATCCGTTCCTGCCAGTGGACACATGCCGGCAAATGGTTTCTATTTTGACAATATTATGCGGTCACCGGAATTTGATGAGGAGACGGCCGATCCGGAAGATAATGCGGAAGACTGTCAGATCATATCAGACGAGGATCTGGTATATTACCGGAAGAAAGCGGATGAATACAGAGAAAGCAAAAGAGCGCTGACGGCTGCGCCCGGGTATTATGCCTTAGGGGATGCGGCAAACATTCCGGGACCGAATATTAAAAATCCCAGAGGTATCCGCAGCCTGTCAGAGTGGTACATGGCTCCCCTGCTGTATCCGGATTATGTCCATAAAGTATTTGAATTACAGACGGAGCGTGCCATCGCTTCTTTTGAAAGGATCTATGAGGTGATTGGCAATGACATCGATGTGATGTATATCTGCGGAACGGACTTTGGCACACAGAGAGGACCGTTTGTAAACCCGGAAATATTTCGGGAATTTTATCTGCCCTACTACAGAAAGATGAACGGCTGGATTCACCAGCATACCGAATGGAAGACATTAAAACACAGCTGTGGCGGCATCTTTCCGATACTTCCGCTGCTGATTGAAAGTGAATTTGACGCCGTCAATCCGGTGCAGTGTTCTGCGGCGGGTATGGACCCGCAGGCATTAAAAGATACATACGGAAAGGATATTCTGTTCTGGGGGGGAGGTGTTGATACACAGAAGGTATTACCGTTCGGAAAACCGGAGGAAGTAAAAGAGCAGGTCAAAAGACGCTGTGAAATCTTTTCAAAAGACGGTGGCTATATCTTCAACACGATTCATATTATTCAGGCCAATACACCTACAGAAAATATCATTGCTATGCTGGATGCGGTAAAAGAGTTTAATGGTGATCAATGA